A stretch of Sphingomicrobium flavum DNA encodes these proteins:
- a CDS encoding MFS transporter, producing the protein MNWLPEPLRIPNYRAYWLARLAATLAQLAMVTAIEYQVYAIARETMSPAAAAFRLGLIGFVQFVPLFFLSPFAGWAADRIDRRILARAAIVIEIGCAASLAYFTAMGSITLPIIYAIAVFVGVARVLMGPSMSALASNIVPRAILPNAIALSSIAWQAGTILGPALGGYLLAVSIQTAYFTATGLFIASLISLFFISEVRQTLAERTSGPIRQIINGLKYVRDNKLVLGAITLDLCAVLLGSAVALLPIFAADIFNGGPDLFGHLRAAPAVGATTVAIIFAIRPLKTNVGAKMLVAVGIFGLATIGFGLSRSIPLTFFFLIVIGAADMFSVYVRSSLIQLYTPDEMRGRVGAVSTLSISASNELGDAESGLMASIFGPTTAAVLGGIGAVVVTLIWAWKFPQLRLAKSFEPPDPDEHPRREKG; encoded by the coding sequence ATGAACTGGCTGCCCGAACCGCTGCGGATCCCCAATTATCGCGCCTACTGGCTGGCACGGTTGGCAGCGACCTTGGCCCAGCTCGCCATGGTCACGGCGATCGAATATCAAGTTTATGCCATCGCGCGCGAAACCATGAGCCCCGCGGCGGCCGCCTTTCGCCTCGGCTTGATCGGATTCGTCCAGTTCGTCCCACTCTTCTTTCTAAGCCCCTTTGCCGGCTGGGCCGCCGATCGCATCGACCGCCGCATCCTGGCGCGTGCGGCGATCGTCATCGAGATCGGCTGCGCCGCATCGCTCGCTTATTTCACCGCCATGGGCAGCATCACTTTGCCCATCATCTATGCCATCGCTGTGTTCGTCGGCGTGGCGCGCGTCCTGATGGGCCCGTCGATGAGCGCGCTGGCCTCCAACATCGTGCCGCGCGCCATCCTGCCCAATGCCATCGCCTTGTCTTCCATCGCCTGGCAGGCCGGCACCATCCTTGGTCCGGCGCTCGGCGGCTACCTCCTCGCCGTGTCGATCCAGACCGCCTATTTCACCGCCACCGGCCTGTTCATCGCCTCCTTGATCAGCCTCTTCTTCATCTCCGAAGTGCGCCAGACGCTCGCCGAACGTACCTCCGGGCCGATCCGACAGATCATCAATGGCCTCAAATATGTCCGCGACAACAAGTTGGTGCTGGGCGCCATCACGCTCGATCTGTGCGCCGTCCTGTTGGGAAGTGCGGTCGCGCTTCTGCCGATTTTCGCCGCCGACATCTTCAACGGCGGCCCCGATCTGTTCGGCCATCTGCGCGCCGCGCCTGCGGTTGGCGCCACCACCGTCGCGATCATCTTCGCCATCCGACCCCTGAAGACCAATGTGGGGGCAAAGATGCTGGTCGCAGTGGGTATCTTCGGCCTAGCCACGATCGGCTTTGGCCTTTCCCGCTCGATCCCGCTCACCTTCTTCTTCCTGATCGTCATCGGGGCTGCCGACATGTTTTCGGTCTATGTCCGCTCCTCACTTATCCAGCTCTACACGCCCGATGAGATGCGTGGGCGTGTGGGCGCGGTCTCGACCCTGTCCATTTCCGCTTCCAACGAGCTGGGCGATGCGGAAAGCGGCCTGATGGCCAGCATCTTCGGGCCCACCACCGCTGCCGTGCTTGGCGGCATTGGCGCGGTCGTCGTCACCCTGATCTGGGCCTGGAAATTTCCCCAGCTGCGCCTTGCCAAAAGCTTTGAACCGCCCGATCCTGACGAGCATCCACGACGGGAGAAAGGCTGA
- the cysS gene encoding cysteine--tRNA ligase, translating into MSLRLHDTMAREKREFKPADPERITMYVCGPTVYGRAHIGNMRPPVVFDTLSRLIEHHYGAGSLVHARNVTDVDDKIIEKARDEGVDPSVITERYEQFYLEDTGALGVREPTIAPHATREIAPMVAMIEELIAKGYAYEAEGHVLFAVASDPDYGALSRRDREQMIAGARVEVAPYKKDAADFVLWKPSSDDMIGWDSPWGRGRPGWHIECSAMIRAHLGETIDIHGGGLDLTFPHHENELAQSRCAHEGAPLARYWVHNGFVDMGADKMSKSLGNVVTPNELLEAGHDGEVLRFALLSAHYRQPLPWSEALMAQAKATLDGLYRKVGDAEAGAVDEDVVAALDDDLNTPLALSRLGQIDDPAVLKASAALMGLLERSADQWFKGGGDNDADIDARIEARTAAKAARDFATADRIRDELAADGILLEDGPEETTWRRA; encoded by the coding sequence GTGAGCTTGCGGCTGCACGACACGATGGCGCGCGAGAAGCGCGAATTTAAGCCCGCCGATCCCGAGCGCATCACCATGTATGTGTGCGGGCCGACCGTTTATGGGCGCGCCCATATCGGCAATATGCGCCCGCCCGTCGTGTTCGATACGCTCAGCCGGCTGATCGAGCATCATTATGGCGCGGGCAGCCTTGTCCATGCGCGCAACGTCACCGACGTTGATGACAAAATCATCGAGAAAGCCAGGGACGAGGGCGTCGATCCGTCGGTGATCACCGAGCGTTACGAGCAGTTCTACCTGGAAGATACCGGTGCGCTGGGCGTGCGCGAGCCGACCATCGCACCGCATGCGACGCGCGAGATCGCGCCTATGGTGGCGATGATCGAAGAATTGATCGCCAAGGGCTATGCCTATGAGGCGGAAGGCCATGTGCTGTTCGCCGTGGCGAGCGATCCGGATTATGGCGCGCTGTCGCGGCGCGATCGCGAGCAGATGATCGCGGGTGCGCGGGTCGAGGTGGCGCCCTACAAGAAGGATGCGGCGGATTTTGTGCTGTGGAAGCCCTCCAGCGACGACATGATCGGTTGGGACAGCCCCTGGGGTCGCGGGCGGCCGGGCTGGCATATCGAATGTTCGGCCATGATCCGTGCGCATCTGGGCGAGACGATCGACATTCATGGCGGCGGGCTCGACCTCACCTTCCCACACCATGAGAATGAGCTGGCGCAAAGCCGCTGCGCGCATGAAGGGGCGCCGCTGGCGCGCTATTGGGTGCATAATGGCTTCGTCGACATGGGTGCGGACAAGATGTCCAAGTCGCTCGGCAATGTGGTGACACCCAATGAGTTGCTGGAAGCGGGGCATGACGGCGAAGTGCTGCGATTTGCGCTGCTATCAGCCCATTATCGCCAGCCGTTGCCCTGGTCGGAAGCCTTGATGGCGCAGGCCAAGGCGACGCTGGACGGCCTGTATCGCAAAGTCGGCGATGCCGAAGCAGGCGCGGTCGATGAAGATGTCGTGGCAGCGCTCGATGATGATCTCAACACGCCGCTCGCCCTGTCGCGGCTGGGGCAGATCGACGATCCGGCGGTGCTGAAAGCCAGCGCGGCATTGATGGGCCTGCTGGAGCGCAGTGCGGACCAATGGTTCAAGGGCGGGGGCGATAATGATGCCGATATCGACGCCAGGATCGAAGCGCGCACGGCGGCCAAGGCTGCGCGCGACTTTGCGACGGCGGATCGCATACGTGACGAGCTGGCGGCCGACGGCATCCTGCTTGAAGACGGGCCGGAAGAGACGACATGGCGGCGGGCGTGA
- the radA gene encoding DNA repair protein RadA produces the protein MAKPKKRYVCQACGSVSTRWQGQCADCAEWNTLVEDADAVVTTFQKKHNLQSGGRAIELVGLDAAVALPERMQTGIAEFDRAIGGGLVPGSATLIGGDPGIGKSTLLLQVAAKLSSSGRRTIYVSGEEAADQVRLRALRLGLGGAPVQLAAATSVRDILTTVGEGEPPQLLVIDSIQTMHSDMIEGAPGTVSQVRASAHELVRFAKEKGCAVILVGHVTKDGNIAGPRVLEHMVDTVLGFEGERSHQYRILRAVKNRFGGTDEIGVFAMEGKGLEEVPNPSALFLTDRAEEVSGTTVFPALEGTRPVLVELQALTVRLASGATPRRAAVGWDSSRLAMLLAVLEARCGISFASTEVYLNVAGGYRLSDPAADLAVAAALVSALSERPIPAGTVILGEVALSGEVRPVAHSALRLKEAAKLGFERAWAPRKGDPVDGLTVASYERLQALTDAILQR, from the coding sequence ATGGCAAAACCCAAGAAAAGATATGTGTGTCAGGCCTGCGGGTCGGTTTCGACGCGTTGGCAGGGGCAGTGCGCCGACTGTGCCGAGTGGAATACGCTGGTGGAGGATGCCGATGCGGTCGTCACAACCTTCCAGAAGAAGCATAATCTGCAGTCGGGCGGGCGGGCGATCGAGCTGGTAGGGCTGGACGCAGCGGTGGCGCTGCCCGAGCGGATGCAGACGGGCATCGCCGAATTCGACCGGGCGATCGGCGGCGGGCTGGTGCCGGGGAGCGCGACGCTGATCGGCGGTGATCCGGGGATCGGCAAGTCAACGCTGCTGCTGCAGGTGGCGGCCAAGCTGTCCAGCTCGGGGCGGCGGACGATCTATGTGTCGGGCGAGGAGGCTGCGGACCAGGTGCGGCTGCGTGCGCTGAGGCTGGGGCTTGGCGGGGCGCCGGTGCAGCTGGCGGCGGCGACATCGGTGCGCGACATATTGACGACGGTGGGCGAAGGCGAGCCGCCCCAGCTGCTGGTGATCGATTCCATCCAGACCATGCATAGCGACATGATCGAAGGCGCGCCCGGCACGGTCAGCCAGGTGCGGGCGTCGGCGCATGAACTGGTGCGCTTCGCCAAGGAAAAAGGCTGCGCGGTGATCCTGGTCGGCCATGTCACCAAGGATGGGAATATCGCGGGGCCGCGCGTCCTGGAGCATATGGTCGATACGGTGCTGGGCTTCGAAGGCGAGCGCAGCCATCAATATCGCATTCTGCGCGCAGTGAAGAATCGCTTTGGCGGTACCGACGAGATTGGCGTGTTTGCGATGGAGGGGAAGGGGCTGGAGGAAGTGCCCAACCCTTCTGCCCTGTTCCTTACCGACCGGGCGGAGGAAGTGAGTGGCACTACGGTATTTCCCGCGCTGGAGGGGACGCGGCCGGTGCTGGTGGAACTGCAGGCGTTGACCGTTCGGTTGGCAAGCGGGGCGACACCGCGAAGGGCTGCGGTGGGGTGGGACTCATCGCGTCTTGCCATGCTGCTGGCGGTGCTGGAGGCACGGTGCGGGATCAGCTTTGCATCGACCGAAGTCTATCTGAACGTGGCGGGTGGCTATCGGCTGTCCGATCCGGCGGCGGATCTGGCGGTGGCGGCGGCGCTGGTTTCGGCGTTGTCCGAGCGGCCCATCCCGGCGGGCACGGTGATCCTCGGTGAAGTGGCGCTATCGGGTGAGGTGCGGCCAGTGGCGCATAGCGCTCTGCGGCTGAAGGAGGCGGCGAAGCTGGGGTTCGAGCGGGCATGGGCGCCGCGCAAGGGCGATCCGGTGGATGGGCTGACCGTGGCCAGTTATGAGCGTTTGCAGGCACTGACCGACGCGATCCTGCAACGTTAG
- a CDS encoding alpha/beta fold hydrolase yields the protein MAYATAADGAQIYYKDWGKGRPAVLMHGWPLTGDTFDEMGIALSENGYRCIIIDRRGFGRSDKTWQGNDYDSYADDVAAILDDAGIDEPAALIGFSMGGGEVARFQSRHKGRTSAAILISSVVPHVAKSDENPNGVPQDTLQDITQALKSDHQGFFPGFFEEFFGVDENKDAVSDGVQRGAFQQTMQASIHNILASADAWATTNFLPDLKNFDRPTLVIHGTKDKTVPIDATARVVADKVKQAKLIEYDGSPHAVFATDKERLIDDVKNFLDDALGEHSAIPLHSAETA from the coding sequence ATGGCGTACGCAACTGCCGCTGACGGCGCGCAAATTTATTACAAGGACTGGGGGAAAGGCCGCCCAGCGGTATTGATGCACGGCTGGCCTCTCACTGGCGACACGTTCGATGAGATGGGCATCGCACTTTCGGAGAATGGCTATCGCTGCATCATCATCGACCGCCGCGGTTTTGGTCGGTCGGACAAGACCTGGCAAGGCAACGACTACGATAGCTATGCCGATGACGTAGCGGCAATCCTCGACGACGCGGGCATCGATGAGCCTGCAGCGCTGATCGGATTCTCAATGGGCGGGGGCGAAGTTGCGCGCTTTCAGTCTCGGCACAAAGGGCGCACTTCAGCTGCAATTTTAATCAGTTCGGTTGTGCCGCACGTTGCCAAGAGCGACGAAAATCCCAATGGTGTTCCGCAGGACACACTCCAAGATATCACGCAGGCCCTGAAGTCAGATCATCAAGGTTTCTTCCCCGGCTTTTTCGAGGAGTTTTTCGGCGTCGACGAGAATAAGGATGCCGTCTCCGACGGGGTGCAGCGTGGTGCTTTTCAGCAAACCATGCAGGCGAGCATCCATAATATCCTCGCCTCTGCCGATGCTTGGGCGACGACGAATTTCCTGCCCGACCTCAAGAATTTCGATAGGCCTACTCTCGTGATCCACGGCACGAAGGACAAAACGGTGCCGATCGATGCGACAGCACGCGTCGTCGCCGACAAGGTCAAGCAGGCCAAGCTGATCGAATATGATGGCAGCCCTCACGCCGTTTTTGCCACGGACAAGGAAAGGCTGATCGACGACGTCAAAAACTTTCTCGATGACGCGCTCGGCGAACACAGCGCCATTCCGCTGCACAGTGCCGAAACAGCCTGA
- a CDS encoding iron-sulfur cluster assembly scaffold protein → MKPPPYTRDILRLAASIPHLCRLEQEDGAVELRSPTCGSRIRMGYRSGDGVLSAIGVEVEVCAYGQAATCLMARHAAGTTVAQAKTALSDLQGWLDGVRGDPGDWPDLALLEPGRGRMGRHGAILLPFRALVAALEEIS, encoded by the coding sequence GTGAAGCCTCCGCCTTATACGCGCGACATCCTGCGACTGGCCGCGTCCATTCCGCATCTTTGCAGACTTGAACAGGAAGACGGTGCGGTCGAGCTGCGCTCTCCCACCTGTGGCAGCCGGATCAGGATGGGCTATCGTAGCGGCGATGGGGTCCTGTCGGCGATTGGCGTCGAGGTGGAGGTCTGTGCCTATGGGCAGGCGGCGACTTGCCTGATGGCAAGGCACGCAGCGGGGACGACGGTGGCGCAAGCCAAGACCGCGCTGAGCGATCTGCAGGGCTGGCTCGACGGCGTAAGAGGCGATCCGGGCGACTGGCCCGATCTAGCCCTTTTGGAACCGGGGCGGGGCCGCATGGGTAGACATGGTGCCATCCTTCTTCCATTCCGGGCGCTGGTCGCGGCGCTTGAGGAGATCAGTTGA
- a CDS encoding putative bifunctional diguanylate cyclase/phosphodiesterase — protein MSRARFSNVTKERRRRASLRDALLFDVVAPDSRGESLIAEQRVPHFNHIPLIIALAHAFAIAALVASMGLNLPIIAPLAGALLFDFAVWGLLLKRDQWGISPHAMTRFLTIFVASAWGLWIFLALQVEQMTGSMSHGAHILFGCIAALMTMTVIASPPIAVVSGVAAIIFLHLGVGNFSLTASASMLALGTIGYSIADARTMIALARRRIILDEKAHQALRFVTEFESSGRGWFWETDSQGTLTYVSGQLANDFGCSTEDLLGRQFIELIAADDADEERSLGFHLSAKFPFSDMVVKSALEDESYWSISGNPIFEDRGRFLGFRGMGTDLTEQRRSEEEITRLARFDSLTGLPNRAMMRATLDEALRNAARRQKGCALFLIDLDRFKNVNDTLGHPVGDALLRQVAERLTSVMGTHGQVGRLGGDEFKAVLPGVVETGLLESLAKTMIEQVSRPYEVDGHRVTIGASIGIAIGDPGRSCADSMIRNADLALYAAKAAGRGQHSFFQTSMHSEASQRQILENELRIAIERDQLSMVYQPIVRAAGEDVCGFETMVRWEHPTRGSISPERFIPIAEECGLIGKIGAWVLDQAVAEAASWPDDVRIAVNLSPIQFNDPKIVEIVAGVLQRHCLRAERLELEITEGVFLGESATTDETFAKLKSLGVRLALDDFGTGYSSLGYLKKAPFDKIKIDQSFVRGASIAGSRNGAIIKAIVTLAESLGMDTTAEGVETFDDLALIRELGCSQIQGYIFGKPGDAEKARELAEATTVEPDGFSSQREPRQRLMRRAVMSSQGREVEVRLRNISIMGALVEGEVKVAPGDRIALNIVGVGPVGGHVRWATSHRFGMQFDAQFEMGRLAPKKETKPDMTSSWHVAPDRWRHAEGE, from the coding sequence ATGAGCAGGGCACGTTTTTCCAATGTCACCAAGGAACGCCGGCGTCGCGCTTCGCTGCGCGACGCGCTTCTTTTCGATGTCGTGGCACCCGACAGCCGCGGTGAATCGCTAATTGCCGAGCAGCGTGTCCCCCACTTTAACCACATTCCGCTCATCATCGCGCTGGCCCATGCCTTTGCCATCGCTGCGCTCGTGGCCAGCATGGGGCTCAACCTACCGATCATTGCGCCGCTGGCGGGCGCGCTGCTGTTCGATTTCGCAGTCTGGGGCCTGCTTCTCAAGCGAGACCAGTGGGGTATCAGCCCGCACGCCATGACCCGCTTCCTGACGATCTTCGTCGCCTCGGCCTGGGGCTTGTGGATTTTCCTTGCGCTGCAGGTTGAACAGATGACCGGAAGCATGAGCCACGGGGCCCATATCCTGTTTGGCTGCATCGCCGCCTTGATGACGATGACCGTCATCGCCTCGCCCCCCATTGCGGTGGTCAGCGGCGTTGCCGCCATCATCTTCCTGCATCTGGGCGTCGGCAACTTCAGCCTGACAGCCAGCGCATCCATGCTGGCGCTTGGCACCATCGGCTATTCCATCGCCGATGCGCGCACAATGATCGCGCTTGCCCGTCGCCGCATCATCCTCGATGAAAAGGCGCATCAGGCGCTGCGCTTCGTGACCGAATTCGAAAGCTCGGGCCGCGGCTGGTTCTGGGAGACCGATTCCCAAGGCACGCTCACCTATGTGTCGGGACAGTTGGCCAACGACTTTGGTTGCTCGACCGAAGATCTGCTGGGGCGCCAGTTCATCGAACTGATTGCGGCGGACGATGCCGACGAGGAGCGCAGCCTTGGCTTCCACCTCAGCGCCAAATTTCCTTTCAGCGACATGGTGGTGAAGTCCGCGCTGGAAGACGAAAGCTATTGGTCGATTTCTGGCAATCCCATCTTCGAGGATCGCGGTCGCTTCCTGGGCTTTCGCGGCATGGGCACCGACCTTACCGAACAGCGTCGCTCGGAAGAGGAAATCACAAGGCTTGCCCGCTTCGACAGCCTTACCGGCCTGCCCAATCGCGCGATGATGCGCGCCACTCTCGATGAAGCGCTGCGCAATGCGGCACGGCGTCAGAAGGGCTGCGCGCTCTTCCTGATCGATCTCGACCGCTTCAAGAACGTCAACGACACGCTGGGCCATCCGGTCGGCGACGCGCTGCTGCGCCAGGTCGCGGAACGCCTCACTTCGGTGATGGGCACACACGGCCAGGTCGGCCGTTTGGGCGGCGACGAGTTCAAGGCGGTGCTGCCGGGCGTGGTCGAAACCGGCCTTCTGGAATCGCTCGCAAAAACCATGATCGAGCAGGTTTCGCGCCCCTATGAAGTGGATGGTCACCGCGTCACCATCGGCGCGTCGATCGGTATTGCCATCGGCGATCCGGGCCGCAGCTGCGCCGACAGCATGATCCGTAATGCCGACCTTGCGCTTTATGCCGCCAAGGCTGCCGGTCGCGGGCAGCATTCCTTCTTCCAGACCTCGATGCACAGCGAAGCCTCGCAGCGACAGATCCTTGAGAACGAGTTGCGCATCGCGATCGAACGCGACCAATTGTCCATGGTCTACCAGCCCATCGTTCGCGCGGCCGGGGAAGATGTTTGCGGGTTTGAAACGATGGTCCGCTGGGAACACCCGACCCGTGGCAGCATCAGCCCCGAACGCTTTATCCCGATCGCCGAGGAATGCGGCCTGATCGGCAAGATCGGGGCATGGGTGCTCGACCAGGCGGTCGCAGAAGCGGCTAGCTGGCCCGATGATGTCAGGATCGCGGTGAACCTGTCACCCATTCAGTTCAACGACCCCAAAATCGTTGAAATCGTTGCCGGAGTCCTGCAGCGGCACTGCCTTCGCGCGGAGCGGCTGGAGCTGGAGATTACCGAGGGTGTGTTCCTGGGTGAAAGCGCCACGACCGATGAAACCTTTGCCAAGCTGAAGAGCCTTGGCGTGCGATTGGCGCTCGATGATTTCGGGACCGGCTATTCCTCGCTCGGCTATCTGAAAAAGGCGCCGTTCGACAAGATCAAGATCGACCAGAGCTTCGTGCGCGGCGCGTCGATTGCGGGTAGCCGCAACGGGGCGATCATCAAGGCGATCGTGACGCTGGCCGAAAGCCTGGGCATGGATACCACTGCCGAAGGCGTGGAAACGTTCGATGACCTGGCGCTGATCCGCGAATTGGGCTGCAGCCAGATCCAGGGCTATATTTTCGGCAAACCCGGCGATGCGGAAAAAGCGCGCGAACTGGCCGAGGCGACCACGGTGGAGCCCGACGGCTTCTCGTCCCAGCGCGAACCGCGCCAGCGCCTGATGCGCCGCGCGGTAATGTCGTCGCAAGGCCGCGAGGTCGAGGTGCGGCTGCGCAATATCTCGATCATGGGGGCGCTGGTCGAAGGCGAGGTCAAGGTCGCGCCGGGAGACAGGATCGCGCTCAACATCGTGGGTGTCGGCCCGGTCGGCGGGCATGTGCGCTGGGCGACCAGCCACCGCTTCGGCATGCAGTTCGACGCCCAGTTCGAAATGGGCCGCCTGGCGCCCAAGAAGGAAACGAAGCCCGACATGACCTCAAGCTGGCATGTCGCACCCGATCGCTGGCGGCATGCCGAGGGCGAATAG
- the cysK gene encoding cysteine synthase A, with amino-acid sequence MKAANILETIGNTPHIRINRLFGDAEVWIKSERSNPGGSIKDRIGVAMIEAAEQSGALRPGGVIVEPTSGNTGIGLAMAAAVKGYRLIIVMPDSMSIERRRLMLAYGAELDLTPREVGMPGCIARAQEIVAGTDGAWMPQQFENPANVAIHERTTAQEILADFADSSPDALITGVGTGGHISGAAKVLKDHWPSLKVFAVEPELSPVISGGDPSPHPIQGIGAGFIPANLETGLLDGVIKVAADDAKEMARRCAREEGMLVGISSGATLAAIAKKLPELGSNARILGFNYDTGERYLSVPDFLPEES; translated from the coding sequence ATGAAGGCCGCCAATATCCTCGAGACCATCGGCAATACGCCGCATATACGCATCAACCGCCTGTTCGGCGATGCCGAAGTCTGGATCAAGTCGGAGCGCTCCAACCCCGGCGGGTCGATCAAGGACCGCATCGGCGTCGCCATGATCGAAGCCGCCGAACAGTCGGGCGCCCTGAGGCCCGGCGGTGTCATCGTCGAACCCACCAGCGGCAATACCGGCATCGGGCTTGCCATGGCCGCTGCGGTGAAGGGCTACCGCCTCATCATCGTCATGCCGGACAGCATGTCGATAGAGCGCCGCCGCCTGATGCTGGCCTATGGCGCCGAACTCGACCTCACCCCGCGTGAAGTCGGCATGCCCGGCTGCATCGCCCGGGCGCAGGAAATCGTGGCGGGTACCGATGGCGCATGGATGCCGCAACAGTTCGAAAATCCAGCCAATGTGGCGATCCACGAGCGCACCACAGCGCAGGAGATCCTCGCCGATTTCGCCGATAGCTCACCCGATGCGCTGATCACCGGCGTCGGCACGGGCGGGCATATCAGCGGGGCCGCCAAAGTCCTCAAGGATCATTGGCCTTCGCTCAAAGTGTTTGCGGTCGAACCTGAATTGTCGCCCGTCATCTCGGGCGGTGACCCCAGCCCGCATCCCATCCAGGGCATCGGCGCGGGCTTCATTCCCGCCAATCTGGAAACCGGCCTGCTCGATGGCGTCATCAAGGTCGCTGCTGATGACGCAAAGGAAATGGCGCGGCGCTGCGCCAGGGAAGAGGGGATGCTGGTCGGGATTTCCTCCGGTGCCACGCTGGCTGCCATCGCCAAGAAACTGCCCGAACTTGGCAGCAATGCGCGGATTTTGGGCTTCAACTACGACACCGGTGAGCGATATCTCTCCGTTCCCGATTTCCTGCCAGAGGAAAGTTAA
- a CDS encoding CvpA family protein, whose protein sequence is MTALDIFVILLVCGGTFVGFVRGFVHEVLTLFAWVAAIVALRMFHAPLAEALTDSVGTSAGAATLAFAILFLPTYIIFKMVAARLGKRTRQSIVGPVDRLLGGGFGMLKGLLAATLVFLLANLATDMVYGAEAERPDWMTDSRTYALLNASQDAVTEWFERQRLLEGEIL, encoded by the coding sequence ATGACCGCGTTGGACATCTTCGTCATCCTGCTGGTGTGCGGCGGGACATTTGTGGGCTTCGTGCGCGGCTTCGTGCACGAAGTGCTGACGCTGTTTGCCTGGGTGGCGGCGATCGTGGCGCTGCGCATGTTCCATGCCCCGCTGGCCGAAGCGCTGACCGATAGTGTTGGAACCAGCGCGGGGGCGGCGACCTTGGCCTTCGCGATCCTCTTCTTGCCGACCTATATCATCTTCAAGATGGTGGCGGCGCGGCTGGGCAAGCGGACACGCCAATCGATCGTGGGGCCGGTGGACCGGTTGCTGGGCGGCGGCTTCGGGATGCTGAAGGGGCTGCTGGCGGCGACGCTGGTGTTCCTGCTCGCCAATTTGGCGACCGACATGGTCTATGGCGCCGAGGCCGAGCGGCCCGACTGGATGACCGACAGCCGCACATATGCGCTGCTCAACGCGAGCCAGGATGCGGTGACCGAATGGTTCGAGCGGCAGCGATTGCTCGAGGGAGAGATTTTGTGA
- a CDS encoding DUF3667 domain-containing protein — protein MGGDSNHWGESCQSCGTLREGGEYCPRCGEKRYDRDELSMHHVIEHGIEGFTHFDYKIPRTAWSLLRSPGTLERDLLDGQRVGWAKPFPLFVIVNLIYYFLATILHLNSFNTPARIHMSFTQYRDIARRLFTEQAAAQSMTLDSYIEQFDALSASVAKTLPFLIVILLTLFLGLMLWRSRRYLVEHFYVALVWVTRMLIIVLLTNLAMLVLGPLLLPILDWSYDGLSSLIIGIMLSVEGYGVFRKVYDMNRLAAVLAGTLTTIGFLVILMLIYRPVLMLLTMALL, from the coding sequence ATGGGGGGCGACAGCAATCATTGGGGTGAAAGTTGTCAATCGTGCGGAACGCTGCGCGAAGGCGGAGAATATTGTCCGCGATGCGGTGAAAAAAGATATGACCGTGACGAACTTTCGATGCACCATGTGATTGAGCACGGGATCGAAGGCTTCACACATTTCGATTACAAAATTCCCCGCACCGCATGGTCGCTCTTGCGCTCGCCGGGCACACTCGAGCGCGACTTGCTCGATGGGCAACGGGTCGGATGGGCCAAACCTTTCCCACTCTTCGTCATCGTCAACCTGATCTACTATTTTCTCGCGACGATCCTGCATCTCAACAGTTTCAATACGCCTGCGCGCATACACATGTCGTTTACCCAATATCGCGATATTGCGCGGCGCCTTTTCACGGAGCAAGCTGCCGCACAGAGCATGACACTCGACAGCTATATCGAGCAGTTCGACGCACTGTCCGCGTCTGTTGCCAAAACATTGCCTTTTCTGATCGTCATTCTCCTTACCCTGTTCCTCGGCCTCATGTTGTGGCGTTCGCGCCGATACCTCGTGGAACATTTCTATGTCGCGCTTGTCTGGGTCACGCGAATGCTGATCATAGTGCTGCTGACCAATCTGGCCATGTTGGTCCTGGGCCCATTGCTGCTTCCAATTCTCGATTGGTCTTATGATGGCCTGTCCTCGCTCATCATCGGCATCATGCTCTCGGTCGAGGGCTATGGTGTTTTCCGGAAAGTTTACGACATGAACCGGCTCGCGGCGGTATTGGCCGGTACGCTGACGACAATAGGTTTCCTCGTGATCCTGATGCTCATCTATCGCCCGGTACTGATGCTTTTGACGATGGCCTTGCTTTGA